One window from the genome of Rhodococcus sp. ABRD24 encodes:
- a CDS encoding WhiB family transcriptional regulator gives MASGFEVGSVHRELPCRAGDPDLWFAETPAELERAKSLCGQCPIRSRCLSAALDRAEPWGVWGGEIFEQGVVIARKRPRGRPRKSPKPEKTLVCA, from the coding sequence GTGGCCAGCGGATTCGAAGTCGGATCGGTACACCGGGAGCTGCCCTGCCGGGCCGGCGATCCGGACCTGTGGTTCGCCGAGACGCCAGCCGAACTGGAACGTGCCAAGTCCTTGTGCGGGCAGTGCCCCATCCGAAGCCGGTGTCTGAGCGCTGCGCTCGATCGTGCCGAGCCGTGGGGGGTGTGGGGGGGTGAGATCTTCGAGCAGGGCGTTGTGATCGCCCGCAAGCGACCTCGAGGTCGGCCACGAAAGAGTCCGAAGCCCGAGAAGACCCTGGTCTGCGCCTGA
- a CDS encoding AarF/UbiB family protein yields the protein MPEIPRSSSARTAKLASIPLGIAGRAALGFGRKLAGGDKDEIDAQLTAKAAEQLFTVLGELKGGAMKLGQALSVMEATVPEEFAEPYREALTKLQAEAPPLPAKAVHRVLDQQLGTKWRQRFAEFDDTPTASASIGQVHRAVWADGREVAVKVQYPGADEALRADLKTLSRFAGLFTSVMPGTDIKPVLDELSARTEEELDYRIEAENQRAFAKAFDGDPRFVVPHVVASAPKVVVTEWMSATPLSAIITGGTVEQRNTAGALLAEFHFVSPARVGLLHCDPHPGNFMLHDDGRLGIIDFGATAPMPNGLPPVLGTMVRLSVNEQFDELTELLRANGFVLPGRTVTDQEIADYLRPFTDPIRTESFHFTRAWLQKAAGTATDLSSAQFRTARALNLPAEYVMIFRVLLGSVGICAQLDAYAPYMAILTRWLPGFCEPDESGAAGELRESLDGV from the coding sequence GTGCCCGAAATCCCCCGCAGCAGCTCCGCCCGCACCGCCAAGCTCGCGAGCATTCCGCTGGGCATTGCCGGGCGAGCCGCGCTGGGCTTCGGAAGGAAGCTCGCTGGCGGCGACAAGGACGAGATCGACGCCCAGCTGACCGCGAAGGCTGCCGAACAGTTGTTCACCGTGCTCGGGGAGCTCAAGGGTGGCGCGATGAAGCTGGGCCAGGCCCTCAGCGTGATGGAAGCCACGGTTCCCGAGGAGTTCGCCGAGCCGTACCGTGAGGCGCTGACCAAGCTACAAGCCGAAGCTCCCCCGCTGCCCGCGAAGGCCGTGCACCGTGTGCTCGATCAGCAGCTCGGCACCAAGTGGCGGCAGCGATTCGCCGAGTTCGACGACACACCCACCGCGTCGGCCAGCATCGGACAGGTGCACCGAGCGGTGTGGGCCGACGGCCGCGAGGTCGCGGTCAAGGTTCAGTACCCGGGCGCCGACGAGGCCCTGCGCGCCGACCTCAAGACGTTGTCGCGGTTCGCCGGACTTTTCACCTCGGTGATGCCGGGCACCGACATCAAGCCGGTGCTCGACGAGCTCAGTGCGCGCACCGAGGAGGAGCTCGACTACCGGATCGAGGCCGAGAACCAGCGCGCATTCGCTAAGGCGTTCGACGGCGACCCCAGGTTCGTGGTGCCACACGTCGTGGCGAGCGCACCGAAAGTCGTGGTCACCGAGTGGATGTCCGCGACCCCGCTGTCGGCGATCATCACCGGTGGAACCGTCGAACAACGCAACACTGCGGGCGCGCTGCTCGCGGAGTTCCACTTCGTCTCCCCCGCCCGCGTCGGCTTGCTGCACTGCGATCCGCACCCGGGGAACTTCATGCTGCACGACGACGGCCGCCTCGGGATCATCGACTTCGGCGCCACCGCACCGATGCCGAACGGGCTGCCACCGGTGCTGGGCACGATGGTCCGGCTCTCGGTCAACGAGCAGTTCGACGAACTGACGGAGCTGTTGCGCGCCAACGGTTTCGTGCTGCCCGGTCGCACGGTTACCGATCAGGAGATCGCCGACTACCTGCGTCCGTTCACCGACCCGATCCGGACCGAGTCGTTCCATTTCACCCGCGCTTGGCTGCAGAAGGCCGCCGGCACCGCGACCGACCTGTCGAGCGCGCAGTTCCGGACGGCCCGGGCCCTCAACCTGCCGGCCGAGTACGTCATGATTTTTCGCGTGCTGCTCGGTTCCGTCGGCATCTGCGCGCAGCTCGACGCCTACGCGCCGTACATGGCGATCCTCACGAGGTGGCTCCCCGGTTTCTGCGAGCCCGACGAATCCGGTGCCGCCGGCGAGCTCCGCGAGAGTCTCGACGGCGTCTAG
- a CDS encoding heme-binding protein, translating into MRVTTMVTEVAKGVGSLVGIRNGTEEPRYEVQERTRGLEIRRYGPRIAAETTASGDEESARSAGFRRLAGYIFGANASKSEIAMTAPVSQASGPGDSWVVRFYMPSRWTMDTLPTPQDQNVELVEVRGEMVAALRFTGDRSHKAVAVRTAELVRALESTAWVPNGEPVAWFYDPPWTIPFLRRNEVVVPVAAR; encoded by the coding sequence ATGCGGGTGACGACGATGGTGACTGAAGTGGCGAAGGGTGTTGGCTCGCTAGTAGGAATTCGCAACGGCACCGAAGAGCCTCGCTATGAAGTCCAGGAGCGGACTCGTGGCCTCGAGATCCGCCGGTACGGTCCGCGTATCGCTGCCGAGACCACCGCATCAGGAGATGAGGAGAGCGCCCGTAGCGCAGGATTCCGTCGGCTGGCCGGCTATATCTTCGGCGCCAATGCCAGCAAATCAGAGATTGCGATGACCGCGCCGGTATCCCAGGCAAGCGGTCCCGGGGACTCGTGGGTCGTCCGGTTCTACATGCCGTCGCGATGGACGATGGACACACTGCCCACCCCTCAGGACCAGAACGTGGAACTCGTCGAGGTCCGCGGCGAGATGGTGGCGGCGCTGCGTTTCACCGGCGACCGCAGTCACAAGGCGGTCGCTGTGCGTACCGCCGAACTTGTGCGCGCGCTCGAGAGCACCGCGTGGGTACCGAACGGCGAACCCGTCGCCTGGTTCTACGATCCGCCATGGACCATCCCGTTCCTCCGTCGCAATGAGGTGGTGGTCCCGGTTGCGGCCCGCTGA
- a CDS encoding PPA1309 family protein: protein MDSDGVFFEDDANTGPSSDPLGRCVQEVIEFVDAGGWSQPPTMFALVPTALVAAAEPALLDQLDDGAELTPIEQASLPDDVEGGSPALDEFLATTSWPEEVVGCALVQEIIVLPPDAETDLDDVLSPQLADRHAADEAARAAAESHPERREARLIAAVLRDGPALALLQLRPDEDADPYAPIELLYYDNLAPNLIAALYATLEAADD, encoded by the coding sequence ATCGATAGCGATGGCGTGTTCTTCGAGGATGACGCGAATACAGGCCCCTCCAGCGACCCTCTCGGCCGGTGTGTTCAGGAAGTGATCGAGTTCGTCGACGCCGGCGGTTGGAGCCAGCCGCCCACGATGTTCGCGCTCGTGCCGACCGCGCTCGTCGCCGCAGCCGAACCCGCCCTACTGGACCAGCTGGACGACGGCGCCGAGCTGACTCCGATCGAGCAGGCGTCCCTGCCCGACGACGTCGAGGGCGGTTCCCCTGCGCTCGACGAGTTCCTGGCCACCACCAGCTGGCCTGAAGAGGTAGTCGGCTGCGCTCTGGTGCAGGAGATCATCGTTCTGCCGCCTGACGCGGAGACGGACCTGGACGATGTCCTGTCCCCACAGCTGGCCGACCGGCACGCCGCCGACGAGGCCGCACGAGCCGCCGCGGAATCCCATCCGGAGCGGCGCGAGGCACGGCTGATCGCGGCGGTGCTGCGCGATGGTCCGGCACTTGCCCTGCTCCAGCTGCGGCCCGATGAGGACGCCGACCCCTACGCGCCGATCGAACTGCTCTACTACGACAACCTGGCGCCGAACCTGATCGCTGCGCTGTACGCGACGCTCGAAGCGGCCGACGACTGA
- the dapA gene encoding 4-hydroxy-tetrahydrodipicolinate synthase: MTSSRESAVMLFGSNLVAMVTPMEADGSVSSEGVASLVEHLLATGCDGIVVGGTTGEISTLTADEVVDLVAAVAQQVRGRAKVIAGVGTYDTAGSIQRAGQVESAGADALLVVCPYYSRPTQAGVVAHCLAIADATDLPVMLYDVPARTGISLEMNTLTELAQHPRIRAVKDAKGDLFEAATVMADTSLAYYCGSDELNLPYLAIGASGVVSVVGNIVADRTADLIRAVASGDLESARSIDGSVRDLTETLMRTSQGAIMAKAALAELGIIPHATVRMPLLESQEQDLAKLGKALATHR; encoded by the coding sequence ATGACAAGTAGTCGTGAGTCCGCGGTGATGTTGTTCGGATCGAACCTGGTCGCGATGGTGACCCCGATGGAAGCTGATGGATCAGTCAGCTCTGAAGGGGTTGCCAGCTTGGTCGAACACCTCTTGGCGACCGGGTGCGATGGGATCGTGGTGGGCGGCACTACCGGCGAGATATCGACGCTGACAGCAGACGAGGTGGTCGACCTGGTCGCGGCGGTGGCCCAGCAGGTGCGGGGCCGGGCGAAGGTGATTGCGGGTGTCGGCACCTACGACACGGCCGGCAGCATCCAGCGGGCCGGTCAGGTCGAGTCTGCTGGCGCCGACGCACTGCTCGTCGTGTGTCCGTACTACTCCAGACCGACCCAGGCGGGAGTCGTCGCGCACTGCCTGGCGATTGCCGACGCCACGGACTTGCCTGTGATGCTCTACGACGTCCCCGCGCGGACTGGCATCTCGCTGGAGATGAACACTCTCACCGAACTCGCCCAGCACCCGCGGATCCGGGCGGTGAAGGATGCCAAGGGCGACCTCTTCGAGGCCGCGACCGTCATGGCCGACACCTCGCTGGCCTACTACTGCGGAAGTGACGAACTCAACCTGCCCTACTTGGCGATCGGGGCCAGCGGTGTGGTCAGCGTCGTGGGCAATATCGTCGCCGACCGCACCGCAGACCTGATCCGGGCCGTCGCCAGCGGTGATCTCGAATCAGCCCGATCCATCGATGGATCCGTGCGTGACTTGACCGAGACTCTGATGCGGACCTCGCAGGGGGCCATCATGGCGAAGGCGGCCCTGGCTGAGCTGGGAATCATCCCGCACGCGACGGTCCGCATGCCGCTCCTCGAATCGCAGGAGCAGGACCTCGCCAAGCTTGGAAAAGCCCTGGCAACCCACCGCTGA
- a CDS encoding zinc-dependent metalloprotease, whose translation MSDLPFGFSSSDDDPDRKKDSSGGGQGGSGGQPFGFDPSAFGVGGAGAGGFDPAALGQMLSQFGQMLSGMGSAMGTGGQSGPVNYEIAKNLARQQIGSVSPITEGTASAIADAARLAELWLDGSTTLPAGATRTLAWTADDWLDGTLDTWKRLCDPVAEQVAGMWVQGLPEEARNMMGPMAGMLNQMGGLTFGSQLGQALGQLSKEVLTSTDIGLPLGPVGTAALLPAAIEAFAEGLEQPHREVLVFISAREAAYQRLYNHVPWLRQRLLATVEDYARGIRMDFSAIEEAARGIDPSALTDPSQMEKILQQGTFEPQTTPEQKQALERLETMLALVEGWVETVVSDALGERLPGTAALTETLRRRRAAGGPAEQTFATLVGLELRPRKVREAAQLWRRLTDDAGADARDGVWAHPDLLPDSSDLDNPTAFVDRVLGGDTETFHDPIAQLEQTEANEREQKGRDAGEGDA comes from the coding sequence ATGAGCGATCTGCCCTTTGGCTTCTCCAGTTCCGACGACGACCCGGACCGCAAGAAGGACTCCTCGGGCGGTGGTCAGGGCGGCTCGGGAGGCCAGCCGTTCGGTTTCGATCCGAGTGCCTTCGGGGTCGGTGGCGCAGGCGCGGGCGGCTTCGATCCGGCCGCGCTCGGCCAGATGCTGTCCCAGTTCGGCCAGATGCTCAGCGGCATGGGCAGCGCGATGGGCACCGGCGGACAGTCCGGCCCCGTCAACTACGAGATCGCCAAGAATCTGGCACGCCAGCAGATCGGCTCCGTCTCCCCCATCACCGAGGGCACGGCGTCGGCGATCGCCGACGCCGCACGGCTCGCGGAACTCTGGCTGGACGGATCGACGACGCTGCCGGCCGGTGCCACCAGGACGCTCGCGTGGACGGCCGACGACTGGCTCGACGGCACCCTCGACACGTGGAAGCGTCTCTGCGACCCCGTAGCCGAACAGGTCGCCGGCATGTGGGTGCAGGGTCTGCCCGAGGAGGCCCGCAACATGATGGGCCCGATGGCGGGGATGCTCAACCAGATGGGCGGGCTCACGTTCGGTTCCCAGCTGGGACAGGCGCTCGGCCAGCTCTCGAAGGAGGTGCTGACCTCCACCGATATCGGACTGCCGCTGGGACCTGTCGGTACCGCCGCGCTACTGCCCGCGGCAATCGAAGCGTTCGCCGAAGGTCTCGAGCAGCCACATCGCGAGGTGCTCGTGTTCATCTCCGCTCGCGAGGCCGCCTACCAGCGCCTGTACAACCACGTGCCGTGGCTGCGGCAGCGTCTCCTTGCAACTGTCGAGGACTACGCACGGGGCATCCGGATGGACTTCTCCGCCATCGAGGAGGCTGCGCGGGGAATCGATCCCTCGGCGCTGACCGATCCGTCACAGATGGAGAAGATCCTGCAGCAAGGCACGTTCGAGCCACAGACGACACCCGAGCAGAAGCAGGCTCTCGAGCGCCTCGAGACGATGCTTGCCCTCGTCGAGGGCTGGGTGGAGACGGTCGTCTCCGACGCGCTCGGCGAGCGGCTCCCGGGCACGGCGGCGCTCACCGAGACCCTGCGACGGCGCCGCGCGGCCGGGGGACCCGCCGAGCAGACGTTCGCCACGCTCGTCGGCCTCGAACTGCGTCCGCGCAAGGTTCGAGAGGCGGCGCAGCTATGGCGTCGACTCACCGACGACGCCGGCGCCGATGCCCGTGACGGCGTGTGGGCGCACCCCGACCTGCTGCCCGACTCGTCCGACCTCGACAACCCGACGGCGTTCGTCGACCGCGTGCTCGGCGGCGACACCGAGACGTTCCACGATCCGATCGCGCAGCTCGAGCAGACCGAGGCCAACGAGCGTGAGCAGAAAGGCCGTGACGCCGGCGAGGGCGACGCCTAA
- a CDS encoding ATP-dependent DNA helicase UvrD2, translating into MSADATPEARRDARPEGADAGLDPEQSAAVTAPRGPVCVLAGAGTGKTRTITRRIAHLVAGGHVSAGQVLAVTFTARAAGEMRGRLRSLGIGGGGPQVQARTFHAAALRQLRYFWPQVIGDTEWQLLDRKFAIVGQAASRAGLSTSTESIRDLASEIEWSKGSLIAPEDYPAAAARARRDIPADAAKVAAVYAGYEELKARNYDGMLLDFDDLLLHTAAALEEHSTVADEFRDRYRCFVVDEYQDVTPLQQRVLDAWLGDRDDLTVVGDANQTIYSFTGATPKYLLDFSRRFPDATVVRLERDYRSTPEVVSLANRVIGAARGRIAGTRLQLIGQRAPGPEPTFAEYDDEPAEAAAVARRIKKLIELGTEPAEIAVLYRINAQSEVHEQALTELGIPYQVRGGEGFFTRQEVRQAINALRQVAGRDDLPDGADRGEALITLVRAVLVPLGLTDEEPTGAQARERWGSLTALVALTEEQLAHDPELTLGGLLAELAARAESRHPPVVQGVTLASLHAAKGLEWDAVFLVGLTEGTLPIAHVLGDSKSPGDEAGIEEERRLLYVGVTRAREHLALSWALARNAGGRKSRRRSRFLNGLIPEDSPASRIAAPAQSRKQRPRCRVCGKQLMGSTSTMLGRCEACPSNLDIELLEALKEWRREKSRELKVPAYVVFSDNTLTAIAEQQPKDDRALVAIPGIGAKKLERFGADVLAVVRGERSAAALDLM; encoded by the coding sequence ATGTCAGCGGATGCCACCCCGGAAGCTCGCAGGGACGCCCGACCCGAAGGTGCCGACGCGGGTCTGGATCCGGAGCAGTCGGCGGCGGTCACGGCTCCGCGCGGCCCGGTGTGTGTTCTTGCGGGCGCCGGCACAGGGAAGACGCGGACAATCACTCGACGCATCGCACACCTTGTCGCGGGCGGTCATGTCTCGGCCGGTCAGGTCCTCGCGGTAACCTTCACGGCCCGTGCCGCGGGGGAGATGCGCGGACGCCTCCGCAGCCTGGGCATCGGGGGTGGCGGGCCGCAGGTGCAGGCTCGCACGTTCCACGCCGCGGCCCTTCGGCAGCTGCGCTACTTCTGGCCGCAGGTGATCGGCGACACCGAGTGGCAGCTGCTCGACCGCAAGTTCGCGATCGTCGGGCAGGCCGCGAGCCGGGCTGGACTGTCCACCAGCACCGAGAGCATCCGCGACCTCGCGAGCGAGATCGAGTGGTCCAAGGGCTCGCTGATCGCGCCCGAGGACTATCCGGCGGCCGCCGCACGCGCCCGACGCGACATCCCGGCCGACGCGGCGAAGGTGGCCGCGGTGTACGCCGGCTACGAAGAACTCAAAGCCCGTAACTACGACGGCATGCTGTTGGACTTCGACGACCTGCTGTTGCACACCGCGGCCGCACTCGAAGAGCACTCCACAGTGGCAGACGAGTTCCGGGACCGATACCGCTGTTTCGTCGTCGACGAGTACCAGGACGTCACTCCGCTCCAGCAGCGAGTGCTCGACGCGTGGCTAGGTGATCGGGACGATCTCACCGTCGTCGGCGATGCCAACCAGACCATCTACTCGTTCACTGGCGCCACTCCGAAGTACCTGCTGGACTTTTCGCGGCGGTTCCCGGATGCCACCGTCGTGCGGCTCGAACGCGACTACCGTTCGACACCGGAGGTGGTGTCGCTCGCGAACCGGGTGATCGGGGCCGCACGCGGTCGGATCGCCGGGACCCGGCTGCAGCTGATCGGTCAGAGGGCACCGGGTCCGGAGCCCACCTTCGCCGAGTACGACGACGAGCCGGCGGAGGCCGCTGCCGTCGCCCGGCGCATCAAGAAGCTGATCGAGCTGGGCACCGAGCCCGCGGAGATCGCGGTGCTGTATCGCATCAACGCGCAGTCCGAGGTCCACGAGCAGGCGCTCACGGAGCTCGGCATCCCGTACCAAGTGCGCGGCGGTGAGGGCTTCTTCACTCGGCAGGAGGTCCGCCAAGCGATCAATGCACTTCGTCAGGTGGCCGGCCGGGATGATCTGCCGGATGGCGCCGACCGGGGCGAGGCGCTCATCACTCTCGTTCGGGCGGTACTGGTGCCGCTGGGGCTCACCGACGAGGAGCCCACGGGCGCTCAGGCCCGCGAGCGGTGGGGGTCGCTGACCGCGCTCGTCGCGCTCACGGAAGAGCAGCTCGCGCACGATCCGGAGCTCACCCTCGGTGGGCTGCTCGCTGAACTCGCCGCCCGCGCAGAGTCTCGGCATCCACCGGTGGTTCAGGGTGTGACGCTGGCGTCGCTGCACGCTGCGAAGGGGCTCGAGTGGGACGCTGTGTTCCTGGTCGGTCTCACCGAGGGCACGTTGCCTATTGCACACGTGCTCGGCGACTCGAAGTCGCCCGGTGACGAGGCCGGGATCGAGGAGGAGCGGCGCCTGTTGTACGTCGGGGTCACCCGTGCACGCGAGCACTTGGCACTGTCGTGGGCGCTGGCCCGGAACGCGGGCGGACGCAAGTCCCGGCGCCGGTCGCGGTTCCTCAACGGACTGATCCCGGAGGATTCGCCGGCGTCTCGGATCGCGGCTCCAGCCCAGTCCCGGAAGCAGCGTCCGCGTTGCCGGGTGTGCGGAAAGCAGCTGATGGGATCGACGTCCACCATGCTCGGCCGGTGCGAGGCCTGCCCGTCGAATCTCGACATCGAACTTCTCGAGGCGCTCAAGGAGTGGCGACGCGAGAAGTCCCGCGAGCTGAAGGTGCCCGCATACGTGGTGTTCAGCGACAACACTCTGACTGCGATAGCAGAGCAGCAGCCGAAGGACGATAGGGCCCTTGTCGCGATTCCCGGGATCGGGGCGAAGAAGCTCGAACGGTTCGGCGCCGATGTCCTTGCGGTGGTGCGCGGCGAGCGCTCTGCCGCGGCACTGGATCTGATGTGA
- a CDS encoding LysR family transcriptional regulator — MIDVGSLNALRSVAVLGTIARAADELGFTASAVSQQIKRLERQIGVSLLAPAGRGVVLTPAGQALLDAAPEVFQALERCAEAARSIADGTPTGVLRVVAFSTAIRGLLAPRLPRLAVECPELHVQVTEQDPDQALHSVAGGTADLAIIHDADGLPPQLPSAIIDRHVYTDLGDLVMHRCHPLATAREPLTSALVAGHAWVTSPPGTVCHQWFRRLVSDRPGDPDVRHLVDDFATQLSLVATSGVIALVPRLARPPLGHDLVARPLHPPPMRQVSAAWRRSADASPAIRAVVAELLRPDAG; from the coding sequence ATGATCGATGTCGGATCCCTGAACGCGCTGCGCTCGGTCGCTGTCCTCGGGACCATCGCGCGCGCAGCGGACGAACTCGGGTTCACTGCCTCAGCGGTCTCCCAGCAGATCAAGCGCCTCGAACGCCAGATAGGCGTCTCGTTGCTTGCTCCCGCTGGGCGCGGTGTCGTCCTCACCCCCGCCGGTCAGGCATTACTCGACGCAGCTCCCGAGGTCTTCCAGGCTCTGGAGCGCTGCGCCGAAGCAGCCCGATCCATCGCCGACGGCACACCTACCGGGGTCTTGCGAGTGGTCGCCTTCTCCACTGCAATCCGCGGACTATTGGCTCCACGCCTACCGCGGCTGGCAGTCGAATGCCCTGAACTGCACGTGCAGGTCACCGAACAAGACCCTGACCAAGCGCTCCATTCAGTCGCGGGGGGCACGGCAGACCTGGCGATCATCCACGACGCCGATGGGCTCCCGCCCCAGCTGCCGAGCGCGATCATCGACCGGCACGTCTACACCGATCTCGGCGACCTGGTGATGCATCGCTGCCACCCGCTCGCCACAGCCCGCGAACCGCTGACCAGCGCGCTGGTTGCCGGCCATGCATGGGTGACGAGTCCACCCGGCACGGTGTGTCACCAGTGGTTCCGGCGCCTGGTTTCGGACCGGCCTGGTGACCCCGACGTCCGCCACCTCGTCGACGACTTCGCGACCCAGCTGTCGCTTGTCGCGACCAGCGGTGTCATCGCCCTCGTCCCGCGCCTCGCGAGGCCACCCCTTGGCCACGACCTTGTCGCCCGGCCCCTGCATCCACCGCCCATGCGTCAGGTTTCGGCTGCCTGGAGGCGCAGCGCCGACGCCAGCCCGGCGATCAGAGCGGTGGTCGCTGAACTCCTCCGCCCCGACGCCGGTTGA
- a CDS encoding PDZ domain-containing protein, whose protein sequence is MNRRIVTLLAALAPVVALGVLGTTVNVPFVALGPGPTFNTLGEVDDKPVVDIEGIAVDPTSGNLNMTTVAVRDKLSLFDALGLWASGRQGLVPREEVYPPQKSKDEVQQENSAQFAKSENSAELAALRYLGKPFAVRIETVSPDGVASSVLREGDLVLRVGDTPVDTVQGLQQTVAQAGAGSTVDLTFMRDGVEITAPVTLGARPGAEGDDAKRGYLGVGAQEVPNVPFTIDFNLADVGGPSAGLMFSLAVVDKLSSGEINGGKFVAGTGTIDPEGDVGPIGGIPYKLTAASEAGATTFLVPAKNCDEARANAPEGLALVKVETLGGAVDALAAINAGGTAPSC, encoded by the coding sequence GTGAACCGACGGATCGTGACCCTGCTGGCAGCGTTGGCCCCTGTGGTGGCGTTGGGAGTCCTCGGGACGACGGTCAACGTGCCGTTCGTCGCGCTCGGTCCGGGCCCCACGTTCAACACGCTCGGCGAGGTGGACGACAAGCCGGTCGTCGACATCGAGGGCATCGCGGTCGATCCGACCAGCGGCAATCTCAACATGACGACCGTCGCGGTCCGCGACAAGCTGAGCCTGTTCGACGCACTCGGCCTGTGGGCCAGCGGGCGGCAGGGTCTGGTGCCGCGCGAGGAGGTGTACCCGCCGCAGAAGTCGAAGGACGAGGTACAGCAGGAGAACTCCGCTCAGTTCGCGAAGTCGGAGAACAGCGCCGAACTGGCCGCGCTTCGCTACCTGGGTAAGCCGTTTGCGGTCCGGATCGAGACGGTGTCGCCGGACGGAGTCGCATCGAGTGTGCTGCGTGAGGGCGATCTGGTATTGCGGGTGGGTGACACGCCTGTCGACACCGTCCAGGGTTTGCAGCAGACGGTGGCGCAGGCCGGAGCCGGCTCGACTGTCGACTTGACCTTCATGCGGGACGGCGTGGAGATCACCGCCCCGGTGACGCTGGGAGCGCGCCCTGGCGCCGAGGGCGACGACGCGAAGAGGGGTTACCTCGGGGTGGGCGCGCAGGAGGTTCCGAACGTGCCGTTCACGATCGATTTCAACCTCGCCGATGTCGGTGGCCCGTCCGCAGGTCTGATGTTCAGTCTTGCCGTAGTGGACAAGCTCAGCAGCGGTGAGATCAACGGCGGGAAATTCGTTGCGGGCACCGGCACGATCGACCCCGAGGGCGATGTCGGGCCGATCGGTGGGATCCCGTACAAGCTCACCGCCGCCAGCGAGGCGGGCGCGACCACGTTCCTCGTTCCGGCAAAGAACTGTGACGAGGCCCGTGCCAATGCGCCCGAGGGCCTGGCGCTGGTGAAGGTCGAGACTCTCGGCGGCGCCGTCGACGCTCTGGCGGCCATCAACGCCGGCGGCACCGCGCCGAGTTGCTAG
- a CDS encoding mycoredoxin — protein sequence MYSTTWCGYCRRLKKQLDENGISYLEIDIEHDPASADFVGSVNNGNHVVPTVKYADGSTATNPSLSQVKSALGL from the coding sequence ATGTACTCGACCACCTGGTGCGGATACTGCCGTCGGCTCAAGAAGCAGCTCGACGAGAACGGTATCTCGTACCTCGAGATCGATATCGAGCACGATCCCGCGTCCGCCGACTTCGTCGGCAGCGTGAACAACGGCAATCACGTCGTCCCCACCGTCAAGTACGCGGATGGCAGTACCGCCACCAATCCGTCTCTCTCCCAGGTCAAGTCGGCCCTCGGCCTCTAG
- a CDS encoding M48 family metallopeptidase: MTTDSAIGPEVEIRRSARRRRTISARREGDKVVVLMPTGLSKKAEADLVAEMIGKLERADRRAEARAERGDVELGERSARLSSRWLGGAAAPVSVRWVPSMRTRWASCTPVDGTIRVSELLRTVPEYVLDYVLVHELAHLYVPGGHNEFFWREVRRYPKTERAIGYLEAYATVTRRPDLCDVVDDLEKAVDDVENTSA, encoded by the coding sequence GTGACGACCGACAGTGCAATCGGCCCCGAGGTGGAGATCCGCCGCAGCGCCCGGCGTCGGCGCACCATCAGCGCGCGCCGGGAGGGCGACAAGGTGGTCGTGCTGATGCCGACCGGCCTGTCGAAGAAGGCAGAGGCCGACTTGGTCGCGGAGATGATCGGGAAGCTCGAGCGGGCCGACCGCCGGGCAGAGGCGCGGGCCGAACGGGGCGATGTCGAACTCGGTGAGCGGTCGGCGCGGCTCTCGAGCCGGTGGCTCGGCGGCGCGGCGGCCCCGGTCTCGGTCCGGTGGGTGCCATCGATGCGGACGCGGTGGGCGTCCTGTACACCAGTCGACGGCACGATCCGGGTCAGCGAGCTCCTGCGAACGGTGCCGGAATACGTCCTGGATTACGTGCTGGTCCACGAGCTGGCGCACCTGTATGTGCCGGGTGGCCACAACGAGTTCTTCTGGCGTGAGGTGCGGCGCTATCCGAAAACCGAACGCGCCATCGGCTACCTCGAGGCGTACGCCACGGTGACCCGCCGACCGGACTTGTGCGACGTCGTCGACGATCTGGAGAAGGCCGTCGACGACGTCGAGAACACCTCGGCTTAG